One part of the Dioscorea cayenensis subsp. rotundata cultivar TDr96_F1 chromosome 2, TDr96_F1_v2_PseudoChromosome.rev07_lg8_w22 25.fasta, whole genome shotgun sequence genome encodes these proteins:
- the LOC120271989 gene encoding LOW QUALITY PROTEIN: probable inositol transporter 2 (The sequence of the model RefSeq protein was modified relative to this genomic sequence to represent the inferred CDS: inserted 2 bases in 1 codon): MDVDNAGVAENHLKECFSLVWKNPYVLRLAFSAAIGGLLFGYDTGVISGALLYIRDDFSSVDQKTWLQGIIVSTAVIGGILGAAIGGWTNDRFGRRFSILIADALYFFGAVILTWTPGPSLLIVRRAFAGLGVGLASMTSPLYISEISPAEVRGALISINCFMLTGGQFLSCLINLAFTHAPGTWRWMLGVAGVPALLQFILMFFLPESPQWLYKKGRQAAAEATLRKIYPAEEADKEIQALKDSIAAETNNEEGSSEKNXNIVKLLKTKTVRRGLIAGVGLQMFQQFVGINIVMYYSPTIIQLAGFASNQTALALSLVTSGLNAMGSIVSIYFIDRTGRKKLLIISLCGLILSLGVLSVVFYASTSHPPRVSTMETFHFSPYTCPDFRLATTTNWDCTKCLKASSPDCGFCASKSNKLFPGACLMSNDTVKDLCQNEGRLWYTRGCPSKHGWLALIGLALYIIFFSPGMGTAPWIMNSEIYSLRFRGVCGGIAATANWVSNLIVAQSFLSLTQAIGISLTFLFFGTISVVALLFVMVFVPETKGLAIEEVEKMLEKKDVHFVFWKRQAG; this comes from the exons ATTTCTGGTGCACTGCTTTACATCCGTGATGATTTCTCCTCTGTTGATCAGAAAACATGGTTACAG GGTATCATCGTGAGTACTGCAGTTATAGGAGGAATACTGGGAGCAGCAATTGGAGGCTGGACCAATGATAGATTCGGAAgaagattttcaattttaatagcAGATGCCTTGTACTTCTTCGGTGCTGTAATTTTAACTTGGACACCAGGGCCGTCACTACTTATTGTAAGACGTGCTTTTGCTGGTCTCGGTGTTGGGCTAGCATCAATGACATCCCCGCTCTACATATCAGAAATTTCTCCGGCTGAAGTACGCGGTGCACTTATCAGTATCAATTGTTTTATGCTTACTGGAGGCCAGTTTCTGTCATGCCTCATCAACCTAGCATTCACCCAT gcACCTGGAACTTGGAGGTGGATGCTTGGGGTAGCAGGAGTTCCTGCTTTATTGCAGTTCATACTAATGTTTTTCCTTCCAGAATCACCGCAATGGCTTTACAAGAAG GGAAGACAAGCAGCAGCTGAGGCAACACTGAGAAAAATATACCCTGCTGAAGAAGCAGATAAAGAAATACAAGCATTGAAAGACTCAATTGCAGCAGAAACCAATAATGAAGAAGGATCAtcagaaaaaaa caacattgTTAAGTTGCTAAAAACAAAGACGGTAAGGAGAGGACTCATTGCAGGAGTTGGTCTTCAGATGTTTCAGCAATTTGTTGGCATAAACATAGTTATGTACTACAGTCCAACCATTATTCAGTTAGCCGGTTTCGCATCAAACCAAACAGcacttgctctctcacttgtaaCTTCAGGTCTTAATGCAATGGGTTCGATTGTCAGCATTTACTTCATAGACAGAACAGGGAGGAAGAAGCTTCTGATCATTAGTCTATGTGGCCTCATTCTTTCACTTGGAGTTTTATCAGTTGTCTTCTATGCAAGTACATCACACCCACCCAGAGTTAGCACAATGGAAACATTCCATTTCTCTCCTTATACCTGCCCAGATTTCCGTTTGGCAACTACTACTAACTGGGATTGCACAAAATGCCTCAAAGCTTCTTCTCCGGACTGTGGATTTTGtgcttccaaatcaaacaag TTATTCCCAGGAGCATGTTTGATGTCAAATGACACAGTGAAAGACTTATGCCAAAATGAAGGAAGACTATGGTACACCAGAGGATGTCCAAGTAAACATGGATGGCTAGCTCTGATTGGATTAGCCTTGTATATCATATTCTTCTCCCCAGGGATGGGAACGGCGCCTTGGATTATGAACTCAGAGATATATTCCTTGAGGTTCAGAGGAGTCTGTGGAGGAATTGCAGCAACTGCTAATTGGGTTTCAAATCTAATTGTTGCACAGTCTTTCCTTTCGCTAACACAAGCCATTGGGATTTCCCTGACATTCTTGTTTTTTGGTACGATTTCTGTTGTGGCATTGctttttgtcatggtttttgtgCCTGAAACAAAAGGACTGGCAATTGAGGAGGTGGAGAAGATGCTTGAGAAGAAGGATGTCCATTTTGTGTTTTGGAAAAGGCAGGCGGGTTAA